One Deinococcus yavapaiensis KR-236 DNA segment encodes these proteins:
- the glf gene encoding UDP-galactopyranose mutase, whose amino-acid sequence MTNTAYGFDYLIVGAGFAGSVLAERLASQLGLRVLIVDKRPHIGGNAYDKYDDAGILIHPYGPHIFHTNSAQVFDYLSQFTKWRPYQHRVLASVDGQLLPIPINLDTVNKLYGLNLTSFQVEEFFASVAEKVEQVRTSEDVVVSKVGRDLYNKFFRGYTRKQWGMDPSELDASVTARVPTRTNRDDRYFADTYQAMPLHGYTRMFENMLDHPNIKVMLNTDYREIVDVIPWTHMIYTGPVDAYFDFKYGKLPYRSLHFEHQTFMQDEFQPVGTVNYPNDYGYTRISEFKHITGQKHDATSVVYEYPRAEGDPYYPVPKPETQEIYKLYEAEAKQLDNVTFVGRLATYRYYNMDQVVAQALTVFGKLRAKHEGLLQEDAALGD is encoded by the coding sequence ATGACTAATACGGCCTACGGATTCGACTACCTCATCGTCGGGGCGGGCTTCGCGGGCAGCGTACTCGCCGAGCGTTTGGCGTCCCAACTGGGCTTGCGCGTCCTCATCGTGGACAAGCGTCCGCACATCGGCGGCAACGCCTACGACAAGTACGACGACGCGGGCATCCTGATCCACCCGTACGGACCGCACATCTTCCACACCAACTCCGCGCAAGTCTTCGATTACCTGTCGCAGTTCACGAAGTGGCGTCCCTACCAGCACCGCGTTCTCGCGAGCGTGGACGGGCAACTGCTGCCCATCCCGATCAACCTCGACACGGTGAACAAGCTGTACGGCCTCAATCTCACCTCGTTTCAAGTCGAGGAGTTCTTCGCGTCCGTCGCCGAGAAGGTCGAGCAGGTCCGCACCTCGGAGGACGTCGTCGTGTCTAAGGTCGGGCGCGACTTGTACAACAAGTTCTTCCGCGGCTACACGAGAAAACAATGGGGCATGGACCCGAGCGAGCTCGACGCTTCCGTGACGGCGCGCGTTCCCACGCGCACGAACCGCGACGACCGCTACTTCGCCGACACTTACCAAGCGATGCCGCTGCACGGATACACCCGGATGTTCGAAAACATGCTCGACCACCCGAACATCAAGGTGATGCTCAACACCGACTACCGCGAGATCGTCGACGTCATTCCCTGGACGCACATGATCTACACGGGACCCGTCGACGCGTACTTCGACTTCAAGTACGGCAAGTTGCCTTACCGCTCGCTGCACTTCGAGCACCAGACGTTCATGCAAGACGAATTCCAGCCGGTCGGCACGGTGAACTACCCCAACGACTACGGCTACACGCGCATCAGCGAGTTCAAGCACATCACGGGCCAAAAGCACGACGCGACCTCGGTGGTGTACGAGTATCCGCGCGCCGAAGGCGATCCGTACTACCCGGTGCCCAAGCCCGAGACGCAAGAGATCTACAAGCTCTACGAAGCCGAGGCCAAGCAACTCGACAACGTCACCTTCGTCGGGCGGCTCGCGACGTACCGCTACTACAACATGGATCAAGTCGTGGCCCAAGCCCTCACGGTCTTCGGAAAGCTACGCGCCAAACATGAAGGGCTGCTGCAAGAAGACGCGGCGCTCGGAGACTGA
- a CDS encoding glycosyltransferase family 1 protein, whose product MTRAARHRRVLYFEEPIFGDGDFLECKVDPSGVVVLTPHVEAGHGPAESQALTAKLLHAYMREHDVRDYVLWVYTPFELPVTAPLFEEGPAPACTVYDCMDELAQFRGAPPELRERERQLFGLADVVFTGGYRIWENKRLQHDNAHPFPSSVEVSHFAQARAGLAEPQDQIGIPGPKLGFYGVIDERFDIDLVREVAARRPEWQFVFLGPVVKISEHDLPRGANIHYLGMKKYTELPAYLAHWDVALLPFARNDATEYISPTKTPEYLAAGVPVVSTNIRDVIRPWGEEDVVRIAVDADEFEAAIEEALAVDNAARQAKADRMLARLSWDRTWAGMEELILEAMTNREMIKGVTNYDDASVNRVTGSNRTSDVARTKDLEAVRVIAPDHASGANVAGVADD is encoded by the coding sequence ATGACCCGAGCTGCCCGGCACCGCCGGGTGCTCTACTTCGAAGAGCCCATCTTCGGCGACGGCGACTTTCTGGAATGCAAAGTCGACCCGAGCGGCGTCGTCGTGCTCACCCCACACGTCGAAGCGGGGCACGGTCCCGCCGAATCACAAGCGCTGACCGCAAAGCTGTTGCACGCCTACATGCGCGAGCACGACGTTCGCGACTACGTCTTGTGGGTCTACACGCCCTTCGAATTGCCCGTGACCGCGCCGTTGTTCGAGGAAGGCCCCGCCCCGGCCTGCACCGTGTACGACTGCATGGACGAACTCGCGCAATTCAGAGGCGCGCCGCCCGAACTGCGCGAGCGCGAACGCCAATTGTTCGGGCTCGCCGACGTCGTGTTCACCGGCGGCTACCGCATTTGGGAAAACAAGCGTTTGCAGCACGACAACGCCCACCCTTTCCCGTCGAGCGTGGAAGTCTCGCACTTCGCGCAGGCGCGCGCGGGCCTCGCCGAACCGCAAGACCAAATCGGTATTCCAGGGCCGAAGCTCGGCTTCTACGGCGTGATCGACGAGCGCTTCGACATCGACCTCGTGCGTGAAGTCGCCGCGCGACGTCCCGAGTGGCAATTCGTGTTCCTCGGGCCCGTCGTCAAGATCTCCGAGCACGATCTTCCCAGGGGCGCGAACATCCACTACCTCGGAATGAAGAAGTACACCGAACTGCCCGCGTACCTCGCGCACTGGGACGTCGCGCTGCTGCCGTTCGCGCGCAACGACGCGACCGAGTACATCTCGCCGACGAAGACGCCCGAGTACCTCGCGGCGGGTGTCCCGGTCGTGTCGACGAACATTCGCGACGTCATCCGTCCGTGGGGCGAAGAAGACGTCGTGCGCATCGCCGTCGACGCCGACGAATTCGAAGCGGCCATTGAAGAGGCGCTCGCGGTGGACAACGCCGCGCGGCAAGCCAAGGCCGACCGGATGCTCGCGCGCTTGTCGTGGGACCGTACGTGGGCGGGCATGGAAGAACTGATTCTCGAAGCGATGACGAACCGCGAAATGATCAAGGGCGTCACGAACTACGACGACGCCAGCGTCAACCGCGTGACGGGAAGCAATCGGACGAGCGACGTCGCGCGAACGAAGGACTTGGAGGCGGTGCGCGTGATCGCGCCCGATCATGCGAGCGGCGCGAACGTCGCGGGGGTGGCGGATGACTAA
- a CDS encoding MBL fold metallo-hydrolase, giving the protein MWLHSLTVGEARVTSLSDGFLRLDGGAMFGVVPKNLWSKLHAPDEQNRVALRINPLLIQLGGKNVLVETGMWDRGGEKFEAIYGVERDTTVFDGLRAMGLAPSDIDLVINTHLHFDHAGRNTTALGRPTFERARYVVQAQELHDALHPHDRARASYIPEIFEPLAEAGVFEIVEGEAELLAGLSVLPLPGHNLGQQGVVLRSEGQTLVCTADLMPTLAHAPYPYVMGYDLYPVTCVDVRQTYFPRWAEEGAIIAPPHDPRIPFAKFEANPKGGYVARPLH; this is encoded by the coding sequence ATGTGGTTGCACTCTCTTACGGTCGGTGAGGCGCGCGTCACGTCGCTTTCCGACGGCTTTTTGCGTCTCGACGGTGGAGCGATGTTCGGCGTGGTGCCGAAGAACCTTTGGAGCAAATTGCACGCGCCCGACGAGCAAAACCGCGTCGCGTTGCGCATCAATCCGCTGCTGATCCAACTGGGTGGCAAAAACGTTCTCGTCGAGACGGGCATGTGGGATCGCGGCGGCGAGAAGTTCGAGGCCATTTACGGCGTCGAGCGCGACACGACCGTGTTCGACGGACTGCGCGCGATGGGACTCGCGCCGTCGGACATCGACCTCGTCATCAACACCCACCTGCACTTCGATCACGCCGGACGCAACACCACGGCGCTCGGCCGACCGACCTTCGAGCGGGCGCGCTACGTCGTTCAGGCGCAAGAGTTGCACGACGCTCTGCATCCGCACGACCGCGCGCGCGCGAGTTACATTCCAGAAATCTTCGAGCCGCTCGCCGAGGCTGGGGTCTTCGAGATCGTGGAGGGCGAAGCGGAGTTGCTCGCGGGGTTGTCGGTCTTGCCGCTTCCCGGGCACAACCTCGGCCAGCAGGGCGTGGTCCTGCGCTCGGAAGGGCAGACGCTCGTGTGTACGGCGGATCTCATGCCGACCCTCGCGCACGCGCCGTATCCGTACGTCATGGGCTACGACCTTTATCCGGTGACGTGCGTGGACGTTCGGCAGACCTACTTTCCGCGCTGGGCCGAAGAAGGCGCGATCATCGCGCCGCCTCACGATCCACGGATACCGTTCGCGAAGTTCGAGGCCAATCCGAAGGGGGGCTACGTCGCTCGACCGCTGCATTGA
- a CDS encoding acetate/propionate family kinase, whose translation MRILVINSGSSSLKYRFLASNGEVIAKGLIERVGTDVPNHRAALEAALRDIDVPTVDAVGHRVVHGGERFRDATPITPDVIATLEELTPLAPLHNPPGLEGIRASLDLLKGKPNVAVFDTAFHATLPPEAYLYALPYDLYREHGVRRYGFHGTSHAFVAREAARIVERPLETLKIVTLHLGNGASATAVKGGVSVDTSMGFTPLEGLVMGTRSGDIDPAIGLWLAERFGAAQANDILNRRSGVLGVSGVSNDLRDVHRARIDGDERALLALQVMVHRLRQYVGAYAAVLGGLDVLAFTGGVGENDAWVRAEVLRGLEFLGLRLDSNANERGAARITLGDLPAALVVPTDEEGEIARQTAAVLSRR comes from the coding sequence ATGCGGATTCTCGTCATCAACAGCGGCTCCAGCAGCCTGAAGTATCGCTTCCTCGCCTCGAACGGCGAAGTGATCGCCAAAGGCTTGATCGAGCGCGTCGGCACGGACGTTCCGAACCACCGCGCCGCACTGGAGGCCGCGTTGCGCGACATCGACGTGCCGACCGTCGACGCGGTCGGTCACCGCGTCGTTCACGGAGGCGAGCGCTTTCGAGACGCCACGCCGATCACGCCCGACGTCATCGCCACCCTCGAGGAACTCACGCCGCTTGCCCCGCTTCACAACCCGCCGGGTCTGGAAGGAATTCGCGCCAGCCTCGACCTTTTGAAAGGCAAACCCAACGTCGCCGTGTTCGACACCGCCTTCCACGCGACCCTGCCGCCCGAAGCGTACTTGTACGCGCTCCCGTACGACTTGTACCGAGAGCACGGCGTGCGCCGCTACGGCTTTCACGGCACCAGCCACGCGTTCGTCGCCCGAGAAGCCGCCCGCATCGTGGAGCGCCCTCTCGAGACGCTCAAGATCGTGACGCTGCACCTCGGAAACGGCGCGAGCGCCACCGCCGTGAAAGGAGGCGTCAGCGTCGACACCTCCATGGGCTTCACGCCCCTCGAAGGGCTCGTGATGGGCACGCGAAGCGGCGACATCGACCCCGCCATCGGCTTGTGGCTCGCCGAACGCTTCGGCGCGGCGCAAGCGAACGACATTCTCAACCGTCGCAGCGGCGTCCTCGGCGTGTCGGGCGTCTCGAACGATCTGCGCGACGTGCACCGCGCGCGCATCGACGGCGACGAGCGCGCCCTGCTCGCGCTGCAAGTCATGGTGCACCGACTGCGCCAATACGTCGGGGCCTACGCCGCCGTGCTCGGCGGACTCGACGTATTGGCGTTCACGGGCGGCGTCGGCGAAAACGACGCCTGGGTTCGCGCGGAAGTGCTGCGCGGCTTGGAATTCCTGGGCCTTCGGCTCGATTCGAACGCCAACGAGCGCGGCGCGGCGCGCATCACGCTCGGCGACCTGCCCGCCGCGCTCGTCGTTCCGACCGACGAGGAAGGCGAGATCGCACGGCAGACGGCGGCGGTGCTGTCCCGGCGTTGA
- a CDS encoding cupin domain-containing protein encodes MNPLNTPKVVDKPWGREIWYADQERYAGKVLEVNAGARLSLQYHERKTETLYLLSGRVRLTFGTLGAEPEVFEWTPGQAVHIPANTVHRFEAVENSVLLEVSTPDLTDVVRLSDDYARPERD; translated from the coding sequence ATGAACCCTTTGAATACGCCGAAAGTCGTCGACAAACCTTGGGGTCGTGAAATCTGGTACGCCGATCAGGAGCGTTACGCGGGCAAGGTGCTCGAAGTCAACGCCGGAGCGCGCCTCAGCCTGCAGTACCACGAACGCAAGACCGAAACGCTGTACCTCCTGTCGGGCCGCGTTCGCCTCACGTTCGGAACGCTCGGTGCGGAACCCGAGGTGTTCGAGTGGACGCCCGGCCAAGCCGTGCACATTCCCGCCAACACCGTTCACCGCTTCGAAGCCGTCGAGAACAGCGTCTTGCTCGAGGTCTCCACGCCCGACCTCACGGACGTCGTGCGTCTCTCGGACGACTACGCCCGACCCGAGCGCGACTGA
- a CDS encoding aminotransferase class V-fold PLP-dependent enzyme has protein sequence MLRSHSKLVLLTPGPTPLHDEAVSALALPMLGHMDAEVLNLNAEIQADLRVMYGAPNAFTALLSGTGSLGMEAGFANLVEAGDDVLVLVNGTFGARMAEMAARYGANVRVVTAPSGEAIDPDDVARHLGRARMVALVHGETSTGVLNPLPDIARIVREKSDALLCVDAVTTVGMGPFDMEGLGIDYAYTGSQKCLSAPPGVAPVAISPRALARFDARRTPTPLWYCDFGGLRDYWEKRSYHHTVPVNLHFALHAALRAALREGLYARAARARDVGFAVLSALQPAGFTPFVPTEAARLPTVLALRLPPGLDDAAVRAELRRRGMSVTGGLGDTAGLIWRLGLMGESARPHLYRPFLATLEDLLGERDLVRRFDAALSLQVAAD, from the coding sequence ATGTTGCGCTCGCATTCGAAGCTCGTTCTGCTCACCCCCGGCCCGACGCCCCTCCACGACGAAGCGGTGAGCGCCCTCGCTTTGCCGATGCTGGGTCACATGGACGCCGAGGTGCTGAACCTCAACGCCGAGATTCAAGCGGACCTGCGCGTCATGTACGGTGCTCCGAACGCCTTCACGGCCTTGCTGTCGGGCACGGGAAGCCTCGGGATGGAGGCGGGCTTCGCCAACCTCGTGGAAGCCGGAGACGACGTGCTCGTGCTCGTCAACGGCACTTTCGGCGCACGCATGGCCGAGATGGCCGCTCGGTACGGCGCCAACGTCCGCGTCGTGACCGCTCCGAGCGGCGAGGCGATCGATCCCGACGACGTCGCTCGGCACCTCGGACGCGCCCGCATGGTGGCCCTGGTGCACGGCGAGACGAGCACGGGCGTCCTCAATCCTTTGCCGGACATCGCGCGCATCGTGCGCGAAAAGTCCGACGCCTTGTTGTGCGTCGACGCCGTCACGACCGTCGGGATGGGCCCGTTCGACATGGAAGGCCTCGGCATCGACTACGCCTACACCGGCTCGCAAAAGTGCTTGTCGGCACCTCCCGGCGTCGCGCCCGTCGCGATTTCTCCGCGCGCCCTCGCCCGCTTCGACGCGCGGCGCACGCCGACGCCCTTGTGGTACTGCGACTTCGGCGGCTTGCGTGACTACTGGGAAAAGCGCTCGTACCACCACACGGTCCCCGTCAATTTGCACTTCGCCTTGCACGCCGCCCTGCGCGCGGCCTTGCGCGAAGGCTTGTACGCCCGTGCGGCCCGCGCGCGCGACGTCGGGTTTGCCGTGCTGTCCGCCCTTCAACCCGCGGGCTTCACGCCCTTCGTGCCTACCGAGGCGGCCCGTCTGCCCACGGTCCTCGCGTTGCGCCTGCCGCCCGGACTCGACGACGCCGCCGTGCGCGCCGAATTGCGGCGTCGCGGCATGAGCGTCACGGGCGGGCTTGGCGACACGGCGGGCCTCATCTGGCGCCTCGGGCTGATGGGGGAGAGCGCTCGGCCCCACCTGTACCGTCCGTTTCTCGCCACGCTCGAGGATCTGCTGGGTGAACGCGACCTCGTGCGGCGCTTCGACGCGGCCCTGTCTTTGCAAGTCGCGGCCGACTGA
- a CDS encoding FMN-binding negative transcriptional regulator has translation MYLPAHFQEDDPAALLAFMRAHPFAVVVTAPSGVPFASHVPLLIDEDESGTVTLRSHLARANKQWTHFEAGEVLVIFGGPHALVHPAWYESQPNVPTWNYVVVHAYGTATLVHDAERVRDIAYGLVREHTPDMAAVPADFERRLLAGVVTFELRVTRLQGKFKLSQNKTALDREQVARQLEGSGRDEERAVAALMRERE, from the coding sequence ATGTACTTGCCCGCGCACTTTCAAGAAGACGATCCGGCAGCGTTGCTCGCCTTCATGCGGGCGCATCCGTTCGCCGTGGTCGTCACGGCGCCGTCCGGCGTGCCCTTCGCGTCGCACGTTCCGCTTCTGATCGACGAGGACGAGAGCGGTACGGTGACGCTGCGCTCGCACCTCGCGCGGGCGAACAAGCAGTGGACGCACTTCGAGGCGGGCGAAGTCCTCGTGATCTTCGGCGGTCCGCACGCCTTGGTACATCCCGCCTGGTACGAGTCCCAGCCCAACGTCCCGACGTGGAATTACGTCGTGGTCCACGCGTACGGAACGGCCACCTTGGTCCACGACGCCGAGCGAGTCCGCGACATCGCGTACGGGCTCGTTCGCGAGCACACGCCCGATATGGCGGCCGTCCCGGCGGACTTCGAACGACGCTTGCTCGCCGGGGTCGTCACGTTCGAACTGCGCGTCACGCGCCTGCAAGGCAAGTTCAAGCTCAGCCAGAACAAGACGGCGCTCGATCGCGAGCAGGTCGCCCGCCAACTCGAAGGGTCGGGCCGCGACGAGGAACGCGCCGTCGCCGCCCTCATGCGGGAGCGCGAATGA
- a CDS encoding GNAT family N-acetyltransferase, translating to MKLSPVTLRGALVTLEPLTLDHVPALAAAAVKARDAADITSIPLGEAAVTAYVRAAISAFEAGRALPFATLNASGVAVGSTRFGNVEFWSWPDGRTSVTPDALEIGWTWLVPTARRTGLNREAKRLMLSHAFDVLRVKRVTLKTDARNARSRAAILGIGATFEGVLRAHVPAVDGGVRDSAMYSILAAEWPNVKRRLEAR from the coding sequence ATGAAACTGTCGCCCGTCACCTTGCGCGGCGCGCTCGTGACGCTCGAACCCTTGACGCTCGATCACGTGCCCGCCCTCGCCGCCGCCGCCGTGAAGGCGCGTGACGCGGCCGACATCACCTCCATCCCGCTCGGAGAGGCGGCGGTCACGGCCTACGTCCGCGCCGCCATAAGCGCCTTCGAGGCGGGCCGCGCGTTGCCGTTCGCGACCTTGAACGCTTCGGGAGTCGCCGTGGGCTCGACCCGCTTCGGCAACGTCGAGTTCTGGTCGTGGCCCGACGGCCGCACGTCCGTCACGCCCGACGCGCTGGAAATCGGATGGACGTGGCTGGTACCGACCGCGCGCCGCACGGGACTCAACCGTGAAGCGAAGCGGCTCATGCTGAGCCATGCTTTCGACGTCTTGCGCGTCAAGCGCGTGACCCTCAAGACCGACGCGCGCAACGCGCGTTCGCGCGCCGCCATCCTCGGCATCGGCGCGACGTTCGAGGGCGTGCTGCGCGCCCACGTGCCCGCCGTGGACGGCGGCGTGCGCGACTCGGCGATGTACAGCATCCTCGCGGCCGAATGGCCGAACGTGAAACGGCGTCTCGAAGCGCGTTGA
- a CDS encoding metallophosphoesterase family protein: MRLAFLSDIHGNIQALSAVQRFLEHQEVESVFILGDLVGYGASPGAVIDLIEREEWVCSLGSSDARVAFGFAERSGRSGVAEETLQWTRTMLTPEQLDFLRRLPAGGRVMTKAGRVRYFHGSPHDPDARLDLLADDRQLQNIIDNLGAKILVCGGTHVPFFRKVGDTFIVDPGSVGLSLNSEPGADVAIVDIDRDVKVSLHKIPYDFHAAAFDIVAWNLPPVIADVIRSGRMGG, encoded by the coding sequence TTGAGATTGGCGTTCCTCAGCGACATTCACGGCAACATCCAAGCGTTGAGCGCGGTGCAGCGTTTCTTGGAGCATCAAGAAGTCGAGAGCGTGTTCATTCTCGGCGACCTCGTCGGCTACGGCGCTTCTCCGGGAGCGGTCATCGACTTGATCGAACGCGAGGAGTGGGTGTGCTCGCTCGGCTCTTCGGACGCGCGCGTCGCCTTCGGGTTCGCGGAACGCTCGGGGCGCTCGGGCGTCGCCGAGGAGACGCTGCAGTGGACGCGTACGATGTTGACGCCCGAACAGCTCGATTTCCTGCGGCGCCTTCCGGCGGGAGGGCGCGTCATGACGAAGGCGGGCCGCGTTCGGTACTTCCACGGCTCCCCGCACGATCCGGACGCTCGACTCGACCTGCTCGCGGACGACCGGCAACTGCAGAACATCATCGACAATCTCGGCGCGAAGATCCTCGTGTGCGGCGGAACGCACGTGCCGTTCTTTCGTAAAGTCGGCGACACGTTCATCGTGGATCCCGGTTCGGTCGGTTTGTCGCTGAACTCCGAGCCGGGCGCCGACGTCGCCATCGTGGACATCGACCGCGACGTCAAGGTCAGCTTGCACAAGATTCCGTACGACTTTCACGCCGCGGCGTTCGACATCGTCGCCTGGAACTTGCCGCCCGTCATCGCGGACGTCATCCGCTCGGGCCGCATGGGCGGCTGA